A region of Ictalurus furcatus strain D&B chromosome 1, Billie_1.0, whole genome shotgun sequence DNA encodes the following proteins:
- the tmem204 gene encoding transmembrane protein 204 gives MAAGRLVLVAVAVALVSLVLNVVAALGSGWALQALEDGRKRSVGLWKVCTQDTQTPPHTLATTAPCQSLGWGADLAGYQESRNTVKLQFDMMRACNLMATVSLTVGQLIFLLGTLKINCITQDSPWWEEAIAALFQLASFVLVIGLVSFYRIGPYTHLSYSCYMNIAACLLATLAAAMLIWNILHRRDDCTEPPVIVISRSLAMNFTPRMDNEYVESPC, from the exons ATGGCCGCGGGCAGGCTGGTGCTGGTGGCCGTTGCCGTGGCGCTGGTGTCACTGGTGCTGAACGTGGTGGCGGCACTGGGCTCAGGCTGGGCTCTGCAGGCGCTGGAGGATGGCCGCAAACGCAGCGTGGGGCTCTGGAAGGTGTGTACACAGGATACACAAACGCCGCCACACACACTCGCCACCACCGCACCGTGCCAGAGCCTCGGCTGGGGAGCCGACCTCGCGGGATACCAGGAGTCACGCAACACCGTCAAac TTCAGTTCGACATGATGCGAGCGTGTAACCTGATGGCGACGGTGTCTCTCACGGTGGGCCAGCTCATCTTCCTGCTGGGGACTCTGAAGATAAACTGCATTACCCAGGATTCCCCTTGGTGGGAGGAGGCCATCGCTGCCCTTTTTCAGCTGGcca gtttCGTGCTGGTGATCGGCCTGGTGTCGTTCTACAGGATCGGGCCGTACACACACCTGTCGTACTCGTGCTACATGAACATTGCTGCGTGTCTGTTGGCCACGCTGGCCGCCGCCATGCTGATCTGGAACATTCTGCATCGCCGTGACGACTGCACGGAACCGCCCGTCATCGTCATCAGCCGATCACTCGCCATGAACTTCACACCACGCATGGACAATGAATACGTGGAGTCACCGTGCTGA